The window CCATGGTCGTGTGTTGGGCGTGTTTCATTTCATGCTGAAGCAGGTCCCCATGGGTCTCCATCTTTGGCTGATAACACTCACGAGTTTGAAGCAGCTTGGTTAGGCACCGGGCACATGGAGGATCCAGTCTGTGTTCCCACCTCTGCCCACTTGTCTGCacaggctgctgctcctgggacTGCCTCTTTGCCCATAGGAGCAGAGGATGCTCGGCATGCTCTGAGGTctgcaggacctgtggagagcCTCAGCATCACAAGGCCTGCGTGCTCTTTGGTGTTTGCTTTGTGACAGTTAGGAACCAGCTGGCACATGCCTCTAAACGACAGCCCACAGGGTTTTACAGGGAGGACTTCAGTATCGAGACGGGTGAAGCAGAAGGCATGTTTCGCCATCTCGCAGGAAGGCTCCAATCAAGGCTGAATTGTTTCAGAAGATGTGAACCTTCAGCAGAGTTACCCTGCTATGTGACCAAGCAGCTTGCAGCTGTGTGACATGTGGTCCAGGGAGGTGGTCAGTCCCATGGCCTCTGTGGGACAGAGCGAAAGGGCACAGCCAGATCTCATAGCTCCTGGGCTGCTCACAGTCCCCTCCTGGGCTGAGCACCATGTGcttcaaagcagaaaagttGGCATGCTCACACATGGACCCACACAGCCAAGCTTTGCTGTGTGCTAGCAGCCAAGACATAATGGGAGGCTGCGGATTTACTCCTGCCTTGTTACTCAGTCCAGTTACTTGCTGTAAGTCACTGCTCTGGCTTGTAGTCGATACCATGCACGCCAGGAGCGGTCACACTgctggctggctgtgctggtCCGGACAGCTGATTACACTCACAAAGGAGCCCCAGACATCAGCAATTCTTCCTTTGCAAAAGCGAGTGCTCCAAGTGCTGGGCCTTCCTGTAGCCCAGCTTTGAGATCCTTGTAAACTTTACAAAATGTGCTAGCATGAAATAGTAAAATGATATTAGTAAAGAATaagctctgcttttctgaagacaCTATGCAAGGCTGTGTCTATGGTTTTTATTGACTTCTTGCCAATTTTCAAGGTCAGTGATCCAGTGTTATTCAGTCAGCGTTGCAAGTTGCCCATGGTAGAAGCAGTGAAATCCAGTAAAGGTTGTTGGAGTTGGCCCCTACAAAGTTTCTGTGTCAGGGAACTCCTGCACATGGAAAAGGACAGCAGTTGCTGGTGATTACTGCAAATAAAGTACCTGTGTAACAGGAGGTGCCATAAATCAGCCGACACACGGAGACTCATTATCCTGCAGGCACAATTACTGCGCCTGTGGCCTTGCCCATTCAAAAGATGCATGTGCTTTTttggtgttgcttttttttttctttaagcgGCATAGCCTTCAGCCCTGACAAGTTGAGGTATTTCACTCTGCTGGTACAAAGTCtaggatttggggttttttaatagtcTTCCGGAAGTCTTGCATATGCAAGTATATCTATAGGGTGCATACCTGGGAGAGCTGATCTGTATGTTTTGCACACTATCACAATGCATGGTTGAAATGTGATGGCTTTGTTTGACTCTAGTGCTCTTCAGGATGATTTAGCCTTTGCTTTTTGCATGCATGTTAGTGAAACATTCTTAGTATGCAAACTGCAATGACAGGCTTCTTGCCTAATGTTTTTATGGGTGGATACAGTGGTGGGTGTATATGAGTTTACATAAGATGAATGTAATGATGTGGAGCATGGATTCATTTGGGATAACGTAGGACATTTTCTGTGTAGTAGAAGGcacatctttattttatttattttgaatgaGAGGCTTCAGTAAATGAGATTCAGGCTTCAAGGGTTCAACTGCTTGCAAGTCTAATGTGCTTCCTGCTCCACTGAAAATTACTAAAGATGGAAACATTTTATGAAATTCTTTTTATGGAAATAGCATTTCATAACACATGTGATGATTTTACCTCTGATGCTTGGAGAGTTTATTATGTAGAGTAACTCCCAGATGACTCAGTTGCACATTGGCATGGGAAGTATGCAGTTGCCTCCTCAAGAAAAAGATTTCCCTCTACAATTTAGTCTGAACTTCAGGATGTTTATGTACTTTTCAGGCAATCACAGGGTGCCGGGACAGTGACACCTACTAGACCATTTACATTTATAAGCATGCATTATGTAATAATTGAGCTGTCAGGGGAGACTTgtcagttgttttgtttttccagagaTGTTTTATTCCAGCCACAGAATACAAGGCAGGCAGGAACCTCCCGTATCATTTAGTCCATCCCCTAGCCCAGCACTGGCTCAATTTAAACCATTGATTTAAATCATTCCCAGCAGCTATTTGTCcagactatttttaaatcctttacTATGGAGGTTGCGCACCTGTCCAAGGCAATCTCCTCTCGTATTTCGGTATCTGTCTGTTGGAAAGCTTTTCCCAAGGGATATTCTGAACATCCTCCTGCAGTTTTAAGCCTGTAGTTTATCCTGTACCCACTGGATGTGGAGAACATCCTAGATACTGCCtccagcctctttttttttttccctaaagacCCTTCTGGTGGCACAAAGACCACCCTTCTGGCCACCCTGCACTGCGAAAAGCTGCCCCTGAAGCACCTCAGGCTCTAAGGCTGAGGGTGCAAGTCCCTCGTGACAAgagtggcagcagcagcgccTCAGGAGGCAGCTGAAAGGAGGGCTTAGTCTTTGCAGGCAGAACTCTCCTCTGCCCTTGACCTGCTCATTAACTTTTGTTAAATGCTGTCAATGGGCTGTGGCTCAGAGTCTCCAcctataaaatggaaataataacaCTCACTTGAAAACCAGATTAACTTATTGCCAATCAGAGGATCTTTTAGTTGGATCCTGCAGCTGTTACTTTGCAAAGGTAGCCTTTAGGACCAATTCATAGTGTACTtgcaaagatttctttttaatggaataAACTTTACTTAGAGATTCAAAGCAGTGTAAGGTAGCAGTCTAAGGCAGTTTATGCATGAAAGGAACATTCGTAGATGGCACAGCTACCATGTGGGATTCCTATCCCAGCACgagttctttattttcttattaacaGAGCAGTGATTTCCTGGGCAGAAAGTTTTAGTTTCTGGAGTATATGGTAATTGCAAAGCAGGGAGAACACTTGGGGACTGGCTGGAGACGGTCAGTAAGAACTCATTGACAGTAGCGTGTGCAGATAGCCCAGCGTGCCAATCCCACCCAGGCTGTAGCTGTCTTGTGCAAGCACATCCTGCACCTCCATGTTTTATGATGTCCTGTTGTGCCTTTGTTTCGCACATTCATTCTTCAGTCATATGATGCATTGTGAAAATTTTGCTAGAGGGACTGGCTTTAGTTTTCAGCCATTTAACAAGCATCTTCTCTGTTCCTTCCTCAGTCTAGATCAGCATAACCAGCCCCCAGGTAGCATTGTCATAGACAGAGAATCTGAGGTTTACAAGATGCTCCAGGAGAATCAAGAGTCAAATGAGCCACCCAGACAATCTGCTTCCTTCCTCGTGTTGCAAGAGATTTTGGAGTCAGAAGAGAAAGGTAAGCACTCACTGCACACCTATTCTGAGTGTGCTCTTCCCTTTTGCCATTCCTTGGGCTGTGTACAGTATTTAAGAGTAACAtctaaaactttattttccttccttagcTGGTGGTTGTTCAAGGTAGCGTGTGTAGATGGTTTCCACAGAAACAGCCCCTTTCACTAACTTTATTCCTAAATTTCCTCTCCTTGATTCGTTTCAGTGTGTCTATGGGCCCATATCGTTGCTTACTCGATGAGTGAGCGCTCAGGAAATAAACCCCTACAACATTTAGTTATCaagaaggcatttaaaaagttgcaaaacctcctctttcctttctaaaGTTTTACCCCTTTAAGATAATATTCACTGATTAAAGACCATATTAGATTCAAGACTTTGAATGGTACAACACAGGCTCTTCAGTGAGTCCTAAAGCTTCTGATCTCCATCCCTCTACACAAGAAAAAGGATCCACTTCTGCAGCTGAACATAAAAATACGGAAGCTGGGTTACAGTGATCAGTTCATAACTTTTAATCTCTCAAACTTCACTTGGCATTCTTGATCTGACATCTGGACTCGTGCAGTTCAGGGCTATAGACTTTAAGATAAAAAAGCCAATTAACGTAGGTGGGAGCCAAATTGTACTCTCTTCTCCccttcaataaaataaaataaaataaaataaacaaataaataggaaaagaatTCCaagaatgactttttttccttagaccAGTTGAGCCTAAGGAAGGCCTTTTGTGTTATTAGCTTGGTAGTGAAAGGTTCAATTTCATCCAACAAAAGCCTGGTGCTGAGATATTTGCCACAAAGGGAAACAGATCTGCCAGGTGCTTGTAGGTCTAAGGGATCTGTAAGGAAAtagcaaaatgaaggaaataaggaaccaataggaagaaagaaaccagGATCTTGGAGTCTTTAATATGCTGTTAAAATACCAACCTGAAATCACCTTTTAAATATTGAGTGTTTACAACTTGCCCTTCAGGGTTCAGCTCCTGTATGGAAGGGACTGGAGTAGCCGGGACTTCTCACGCATCCAAGGTCCTCCCCCGTGCTTAGTAGTGCTGAAGAAGATAAGAAGCAAAAGCCTCtctcttttatctttctttgaAGATTTGCAGCATTATTGGGATTCTCTGGCACAAGGTTTGCCGGCCCGATCACAGGCCCCGATAGGCTTCGGCATTGCTCCCCCGTGAGCTGATAATCACCCATGTGAGCAGGACTGGGAGGTTACACTGCCCCAAAGAAATGTCTGTCCCGAGGAGACAGCGTCCCTGCCTGCCGTGCCGCTTGGCCAGGCTCAACCACCACTGCTGCTGAGTCAGATCATGTCCGTGGCGATAAACAGCAGACAAATAGCACGTTTGTTGGCTGCTTCTCTGAGCCTGTCTTCAGGCGATGGCTTGTGAGTAGCAGCAGGGAACTATCTCCTCAACTGGGACAAGTCCCCTGGGGCATCGCTGACTATCGGCTGTGCTGTCTTACACCAGCTGAGAGCCTGGCCCCAGACACGGGGTCTGTGTGTGGGTGCAGGTGTGTGGAAGCACCATGGCTGGTCTGTGTTTAGACCTGACCCCGCACTCTTAGGTGGAGGGTGTTTTGCAGGGCGGAACAGGTTATGTTTCCTGTGGGTATTTGATGAAGCTGATTCCTTTAGAGAGATTTAAAAACATGCTGTCAATGTTGTTGATGTGAGCAAAGTGCTGTTTGAGGCAGAGGGAATGAGCAGAGGTGATAGGGAAGAGCCCAAAAATGTggttgctgctgcttccttcccAGCAAGGGTCACTTGCCGTAGCTCAGCCGGAGGCCAGGTGCTTCCTGCGGTGTTTGGCAGGTGCATGGGCTGTTGCCCCCATTAGGGAACTTGCACCTCTGGACCAGCATCTCTGCACGGAGCTGGGTGCAAAACTCTGGGCTGAAGGCTGCCCCAGAGACAAAGCAGTGCAGTGTCACCTGCCCCATGGGTGAGCGGTGGCACTTGGGCCACTCTCTGCACTCGGCTGGGTGACAGGGAGGTGCCGTGGGTAGTTTCCCAGCTTTTCCCCTCAGCTCTTCAGTCAGTGGTGCTGCCCTGGACTGTGACGTGTGCCTGATCTTGCTGGTCACCAGGGTGTGCCTTTGGAGAGTTTGTCCTTCCCTTACACCAGGAACAACTAGTGCAGTGTGCTTTTGGCTTGACACCCGTCAGAAGGGTTTTATTAGTGTCCCTCCCAGTCTGAGGTGCACAGGTCTGCCCGTCGACCCCCTCTGTTTCTGGTGAAACATTGTGGGAATCTCTGCAGCCCTCCTTCCCTTGTTGCCTGGTATTGAACCTCTTGCAAAAGTCATATAGATAAAACTAGTGACACCAATGGTGTCATTTTCTAAGAGTCTCCTTTTTCACTGCAGTTATTTAAAGGCTTGCCTTGTATCCTGCATCTAGGATCCACTGCTGTTGTAGGCATTCAGGTCAGCAGATATCTCCTGTGACAGACCTGCAGGACATCCCTGCCCCAGAGAGGTTGCACTAGGGAGATACCATCCCTGGCGCATGCTacgcagcagcaggagagcacaAGGTTATCCCCAGTGTCCCAGGGCCCTGCCACAAGCAGGCATTTGTTAATGACTCTTCCAGCAGCCTTGGGGGAGCCAGCCCCACCATACACCAGACAGCAGACTGGAAAAGGACTTTGACAGTCCTCCCTAGTCTGCCAGCACACCCACCTCCTGTTTCTGAGCCCAAATCTGGCAATCAGCCGACCCTATGTTTGTGATCAGGACACAACATGCAGACTCCGGTGCTGCCAAGGCTGGGGCTGaggctttgctttgctttgtgcaTCTGTGCATGTGAGACACATCAGCTGAAGTCTGATAGGCTTTTAAGATGAGAAGAGACAGTATCATTTCGTGTGACTGCCCACAGTCTCAGGCCCTTGGGCTTCCAGGGCCAGGTTCAGCTGtgtcccttctctccctcctccccacacaCCCCTAAATCCCTGCCTCCTTTCCATGCATGAATCCCTGCCTCAGAGCTGGGGTTAAAGAACATCACCCCTCCCTAGCAGAGCATCTGCTTGGAAGGCAGAGCCTAGAGCCACGCATCTCACATGCTCTGAAGcactctccttccacccccaggAGACCCTACCAAACCATCTGGATTTAGAAGCGTCAAAGCCCCCACCACAAAGGTGGCCTCATCGATTGGGAATGCCCAGAAGCTGCCCATGTGCGAGAAGTGTGGATCTGGCATTGTGTAAGTAAGCCTGTCCCTGGGGTTGCAGGCCATGGCCGAGCATCCCATGCCTGTGTGAGGGGCTGAGGTGCTGCACCCAAAACACTTCACCTACCCACATCCAGTGCATCCAGGAGCTGGCTCAAGGCACGTTTATTCTCACCAGCTTTGATAACGCTAACTTTGCGGTTCCTTGCAGTGAGGCCAGAGTTGGGTTTCCCTCTATAGATCCATATCAATAGAAACCAAAGCAAGTCCTTGTGAGAGAAAGCTCGAGACAGTTGTTGCTGCAGTGTTTTGCTTCCTACCTGAAATCTGTTTACAGCACCCAGAAACCAAATGACCTTTCCATTCCAGGCCTGTGgatttaataattttcatgtCTTGGCCCTCCCAGCCATGGAGTGGGGACTTGCCCTCATGGTCCCAGGCAATGTGGACTGGGAGAGCTGCATTCTGCTCCCCACTCTGCTGTAAAAGACCACACACCCCCACTGTGTCTACGCAGACATaatttttgttatatttatGTGGGTATGTCCGACTCCCAGCACAGCAGGCGCATGGGTTTGATACAGAGCTGCTGTACCATAAGTGTGACAGCACAAGGGATCCAACCCCTGTCTTTGATTCACTGTTCAGTTTCTCAACCACAAATTCTCAACCACAAATTCTTCCCTACAACCCCCTTAGCTTAACAGTTGTCTCCATCAGTCAAGTGCTGGTAGCCCATTTGCATCGTCATGGAGAAATTCAGATTTCTCCCATGCTGCCCACCAAAAGATATCACTGTTGCTGAGACCCACTACACTGTGACTGCGTGATGCTGGCATGCCTGGAGCACCAAGGACCAGCAGAGTCAATACAGAAGCAATCCATAGCTTGTAAAATATGAATCAGAGGCAAACTCTACAATTACTCTACCAGCTGGGCAGATCTGGAGAGAAAGCACAAGGCTATGAATAGCACTAAGAACTAATGAATTATGGAAAATATAAATGGCTGCTGGAACAAAATGATACTCCTGGCAAATTATTGTTGCTCCTGGTGGTAGTTAACGAGTTGCTATGTCATTTTCCTCATCATCTGCTGGGTTGAGCTGTGAAGTTTTCCAGTAAGAGCTGGCCCACGTTTGGCTAGATCTGTTCACTGCAGATCCCGAGCAGCAGCGTCTGCGATCAGAGCCAGGATCTGGTCTCTGTGCTTCTCCCATACATACCTGGCATGTCCATCACTAGCAAAAGGGCAGTGGCTGGCTGTGCAGCCTTCATCCCCCTCAGTTGGTGGTGGCAGTCATTTCTGGATTTGTTCTGCAATCCAGTTGGTTTGGACCTGGATTTTGCCCACCCAGATGGTCAAGCTGATGCCTGTCACTTGATCCGGGGCATTTGAAGGCTGTTGCGCTGTCTCCAGCCATCAGCTAAAGATGCCATCACAGTGATTCTTGCCACCACAGGTGATAGGACTGTCCCTGTGAAACTGAGGCAGGCCAGTGGTAGGAAACTCTTTCCAGAGGAGGTTTCCCATGCTGGCACATGTTGGGTTCTAAAAGTGCTGTTAACACCTGCCTGACCAGAGGTAGGGCCTATACTTTGACTTGTTGGGAGCAGGAGAAAATTGTCCACCTTCAGCGCTGGTGTGGGTCTGGGCTGGGTGGGAGGtggctgggaaggagggaggcagTGATGGGCACCTGGCACTGAGAGGTGCTGGTTCCTTCCCCAGAGGGGTGTTTGTGAAGATCCGGGACAAGCAGCGTCACCCCGAATGCTACGTGTGCAGTGACTGCGGCACCAACCtcaagcagaaaggacacttcTTCGTGGAAGACCAAATCTACTGCGAGAAGCATGCCCGGGAGCGGGTGATTCCCCCGGAGGGCTATGAGGTGGTCACTGTCTTCCCAAAGTAAACCGTGCTGTTCACAAAGCCAGTGTGGCTGGTatctcctctgctgcttttccttggaAAGCATCATCCCTGCCCCCTGCTGAATCTTGTTTGCAATAAGGAATGCTAGGCATGGCTTTGAATTTCCTTGCCGTTAGTAATCCTCCATCTGTTCACATGAGATGTCACTAATTGTTCAACATTCTTTTTGTCTCCTCTTTcactgtttggggtttttttaatacacagaattacttttttttttttcaccccacTCCTTTGTGCTGTTAATTGCACATGAAAATCAGAGGCCAAAGTCAGATTACAACTCTTCTGTGTCCCAGTAACTTGCCTTCTGTTTGCATTCAATAAATGGGATGAATCCACAAGGCAGATGTGTCTGCTTTCTCCTGGTATCCTTCTGCACTGGACCAGGGTTCCCGGGGCAGCAGAAGAGGTGCCCGGTGCATGGCTGTGTTTACCCTGGAGAACAGCGGGAGGGAATTATAAAATTGAGTCAAACTGGTCTCGCATGCTGCCCAGCCGCTGTTagcagctgcctgctggcacCCGGCAAGGGCCAGGTGGGCACAGCCAAGCCACAGACCATAGCTGGCAATGGTGGGCCGTCCCTGGTGCAAGGCAGCCGAGAGCTGCCTCCTCTGCGTCCAGCACTGCTTCGTGACAACGGGACCGGGCACTTCAGTGCTCCCTGTTACCGCATCACCCAGGTGCCCGTCCGTTCCCCACGGTCACAAACTGAGCTCTATGAAGACATGTCCACTTGATGCGTGCTGTAAACCAGGGGGTCCTGGAGCAAAGAAGGGACAGTTTGAGTGGCCATAGTCCCTGTCCCAGCTGTCCCTGTCCATTCCATGCCAGCTTCCCCCCTACGCCCTGCACCACAGGCTCGCAGCTGGGTGCAGGCTGGTGATGGTGTGTCTCACCACCACACCCCCTCGTCCAACCCATGTCAGACCCCATAGCCATTGTTTCTGTCTGCAGACACTTGGGACAATCCCCTGTGCAAGGCCCTGTGTGGCTGCCAGAGGCATCACTCTGCTCCCCGTGACACCAGACATGCATGGATGCTGGAGGGTGTTTTGGGGgttgatgggggggggggggcacatgCCCCATGTGCCCTGGATGAGGGGCTGATTGATGGCACCCAAGCATCAGCACCTACACCGACATATAGCAATGAGGTGGTCTGCGGTGAAGTTAGTTATTTCTCTGCTCACACCTCTGAATGAGATGCTGGCTGTTCTTTTggtgtaaaaataaatggtttcTAAGACATAGTGTCatctttgctttaaaacaaattgcTAGAGGTTGAAAACAGAAGGGTTTGTAGCCGCATACAGGCCCTCTCTGGCAGGCACAGGGCCGCCTCAATGCCCTGGGGTTAGTGGGTGCATCTGCAACAGCTACAGACAGGGTTATGTGCCTGTCCCGGAAAGTCCTGGCCATCTTCAGTGCTTTACTGCTGTGCCCTGTGTTCCCCCTCCTTCACGATGAATCACAGCACAGCTgccttgcaaaaaaaaaccaaaaaccaaaccacaaaccaaaaaccaatcCTCATCTGAGGTAAAGCTGAcctgtcatagaatcatagaatcataaaatggttcgggttggaagggaccttaaagataaTCCaattccaacccccctgccctgggcaagGACActttccactagaccaggttgctcaaagccccgtccaacctggccttgaacacttccagggttggggcagccacaacttctctgggcaacctcttctGGCGCCTCACCTCCctcaaagtgaagaaagaaTCACCAAGATTATAAACCTCCCACTGTCCAGATCAACTGCACAGCTTTTTGGCAGACTGGGAGGAGGACAAATTCACCAGCCCAGCTAAATTTAGCTCATCCCCTCAGGCTCCTTCTATGGGCAGTGGCAAGCAAGCGAGGATGGCATAGCTCAGTCCGCCAACTCCTCATCCAGCTCATCCCTGGGAAAAGCCTGGCTTCTCCTTGCTGCCGGCACATGCCTGCACGCAAACCTGCACAAACTCCAGATACTAACAACACAAGCAGCTTTATTTTTGAAGGTGGGAGTAGGGCTTTTTTTTGGCCTGCTGAGGTGACATCACCCCTCACTGCCGCTGAAGGGGCTTAATTCTCCCTCCCAGGGAAAGGCTCTCCATGCTGCAGCGCTGGCaggtgcaggcaggctggacTGGACAAAGAGCCAGTGCAGCGGTGGAGAGCACAGACCCGCAGGGCTGAAGGAGTAAACCTCTAGGAACAGATtgctctggctgcagctcagATCAGGGCTGAGGCCCTGCCGTGGCGTGGGACCGTggctgctcccagcactgcccGCTCGTTGCTGCCCACTTTCTCAGCAGCCCATGGCTGTCTGCTTGCctcacaggaagaaaatgccGCTGGGACCCTCTGGTGTGCTGCACCCCAACGCCAGCGCATGGGCTGAGCCCTCCA is drawn from Gavia stellata isolate bGavSte3 chromosome 9, bGavSte3.hap2, whole genome shotgun sequence and contains these coding sequences:
- the PDLIM1 gene encoding PDZ and LIM domain protein 1 isoform X3, producing the protein MGTHRIVLSGPGPWGFRLVGGRDFEQPLTISRVTPGSKAAIANLCIGDQIIAIDGVNTDNMTHLEAQNKIKGCTDELTLTVSRTESKVWSPLVNEEGKTHPYKMNLASQPQQRPTQFPRAFSMTYQPTGLNSLDQHNQPPGSIVIDRESEVYKMLQENQESNEPPRQSASFLVLQEILESEEKGDPTKPSGFRSVKAPTTKVASSIGNAQKLPMCEKCGSGIVGVFVKIRDKQRHPECYVCSDCGTNLKQKGHFFVEDQIYCEKHARERVIPPEGYEVVTVFPK